In a single window of the Candidatus Bathyarchaeum sp. genome:
- a CDS encoding N-acetyltransferase, with product MIAETVIVGKNVQIGKNVTIWNYVVIGDNVKIGDNVKIGSSSDIGRDVTIGNNCLIQCHVTIGNQTTIGDDIFLGPKVTILNDKHIDGNIQPCTIKDKARIGGASTILPGVTIGKDALVGAASVVTKDVEAGKMVYGNPAREIS from the coding sequence ATGATTGCTGAAACCGTAATTGTTGGAAAAAACGTTCAGATTGGCAAAAACGTTACCATATGGAATTATGTAGTCATAGGTGATAACGTCAAAATAGGTGATAACGTCAAAATCGGTAGCAGTTCCGACATTGGCCGAGACGTAACAATTGGAAACAACTGCTTGATTCAATGTCACGTAACTATTGGTAACCAAACCACAATCGGTGACGACATATTTCTTGGACCAAAAGTAACAATTCTTAACGACAAACACATCGACGGAAACATCCAACCCTGCACAATCAAAGACAAAGCAAGAATTGGCGGCGCAAGCACAATTCTTCCTGGCGTAACAATAGGCAAAGACGCTCTTGTCGGTGCAGCCTCTGTTGTAACAAAAGACGTAGAAGCAGGAAAGATGGTTTACGGCAATCCAGCACGAGAAATCAGTTAA
- a CDS encoding GDP-mannose dehydrogenase — translation MVKPVVLVVGLGEVGRSLYELLKQSKKFELYCYDVDKQKMQDIRQDKIPKKLDVMYICYPCGNQENFVKLTVDYMNKFTSELTIINSTVPPGTTQQVHQITGGNLVHSPIRGMHSSLETMKRDLLFWTKFIGGIDQKSAELAHKHFEELGLKTKVLTGATETELAKLFSTTYRAWMIACFQEMHRISRNFEADFSQIIEFLQDTHSVRFDRPIHFPGVIGGHCLIPNTELLSKVYDSEFLKLILSSNEKRKTEMNNPKIAADVEKIQEKVKSFEEKISKWNNP, via the coding sequence ATGGTTAAACCGGTAGTTTTGGTTGTTGGTTTGGGTGAAGTAGGGCGCTCCTTGTATGAGCTACTAAAACAGAGTAAAAAATTCGAACTTTACTGTTATGATGTCGACAAACAAAAAATGCAAGACATCAGACAAGACAAAATCCCAAAAAAACTTGATGTAATGTATATTTGCTATCCATGTGGTAACCAAGAAAATTTCGTAAAACTAACAGTGGATTACATGAACAAATTCACATCAGAACTAACAATCATCAATAGCACTGTTCCTCCGGGAACCACCCAACAAGTGCACCAGATTACTGGAGGCAACTTGGTTCATTCTCCAATCAGGGGAATGCACAGTAGCCTAGAAACAATGAAACGAGATTTGCTGTTTTGGACAAAATTCATAGGTGGCATAGATCAAAAATCCGCTGAATTGGCTCACAAACACTTTGAAGAACTCGGATTAAAAACCAAAGTGTTAACAGGAGCCACAGAAACAGAACTGGCTAAACTGTTTTCAACAACTTACCGTGCATGGATGATTGCTTGTTTCCAAGAAATGCACAGGATCTCAAGAAACTTCGAAGCAGATTTCAGTCAAATCATCGAATTTTTGCAAGATACCCATTCTGTTCGGTTTGATAGACCAATCCATTTTCCGGGCGTCATTGGGGGACACTGTTTGATTCCTAACACTGAATTGCTTTCAAAAGTTTATGATTCAGAATTCCTCAAGCTGATATTATCTTCAAACGAAAAACGAAAAACGGAAATGAATAACCCAAAAATTGCTGCTGACGTAGAAAAAATTCAAGAAAAAGTCAAGTCCTTTGAAGAAAAAATATCAAAATGGAATAATCCTTAA
- a CDS encoding DegT/DnrJ/EryC1/StrS family aminotransferase encodes MKRKIPIAKPEIGTEEMEAVKEVLESGMLVQGQKVKELEENFASCIGVEHAVAVSNGTVALDVALKALNIGPGDEVITSAFSFVASGNCILFQNAKPVFADIDPKTFNIDPSDVAEKITSKTKAIIPIHIFGQPAKMDAIKEIAEDNKIFVVEDAAQAHGAEYKGQKAGSMGTMGCFSLYATKNMMTGEGGIITSNDQKLADMMRLIRSHGEVKKYTHDILGYNYRLTNLNASIGLVQLKKLERFNQKRRENAKLLTKGVEAIKGLTAPFVDSDVKHVFHQYVLRIEDEFPMSRDELSSYLPDKGVGVAVHYPIPIYNQPLYQKLGYSKVKCPNTEDACNRVLSLPVHPSVTKEDIDYIVTALKEIAK; translated from the coding sequence GTGAAGCGTAAAATACCAATCGCGAAACCTGAAATTGGAACAGAAGAAATGGAAGCCGTGAAAGAGGTTCTTGAATCTGGCATGTTGGTTCAGGGACAAAAAGTCAAAGAATTGGAAGAAAATTTTGCATCATGCATTGGAGTTGAACATGCTGTTGCTGTGAGTAATGGAACAGTTGCGTTGGATGTAGCTCTTAAAGCACTTAACATTGGTCCAGGTGATGAGGTCATAACTTCTGCTTTTTCGTTTGTTGCTTCTGGTAACTGTATTTTGTTTCAAAACGCAAAACCCGTATTTGCTGACATAGACCCCAAAACCTTCAATATTGATCCATCGGATGTGGCTGAAAAAATTACTTCTAAAACTAAAGCCATAATTCCCATTCACATCTTTGGGCAACCGGCAAAGATGGATGCCATAAAAGAAATTGCAGAAGACAACAAAATTTTTGTAGTTGAAGATGCCGCTCAGGCTCATGGGGCAGAGTACAAAGGACAAAAAGCTGGCAGCATGGGAACGATGGGCTGTTTTAGTCTTTATGCGACAAAGAATATGATGACCGGGGAAGGAGGAATTATTACTTCTAACGACCAAAAACTTGCAGATATGATGCGCCTGATTAGAAGCCATGGTGAAGTAAAAAAGTACACTCACGATATTTTAGGATATAATTACCGTTTGACCAACCTTAATGCCTCGATTGGGTTAGTTCAACTGAAAAAACTTGAAAGATTTAACCAAAAAAGAAGAGAAAACGCGAAGCTCTTAACCAAAGGAGTCGAAGCAATCAAAGGATTAACTGCTCCATTTGTGGATTCTGATGTTAAACATGTTTTCCATCAATACGTTCTACGGATAGAAGACGAGTTTCCCATGAGCAGAGACGAGCTTTCCAGTTATCTGCCTGACAAGGGCGTTGGTGTTGCCGTTCATTATCCAATTCCAATTTACAATCAACCCTTATATCAAAAACTAGGATACAGCAAAGTGAAATGTCCTAACACCGAAGACGCTTGCAATCGAGTGTTGAGCTTACCTGTTCATCCTAGCGTGACCAAAGAAGATATTGATTACATTGTAACCGCTCTGAAAGAAATTGCAAAGTAG
- the twy1 gene encoding 4-demethylwyosine synthase TYW1 → MDSLVPNEIMEMLHRQKYHVVGNHSAVKRCRWLYNSIVQGRTCYKQKFYGINSHQCLQMTPSLFHCTLGCVFCWRAQSGDHNIRWDETKLPQWNDPETIIDGCINEQRRILTGYKATPNADQQKRLEALDPKHAAISLTGEPTIYPNLDGLIQNFHKRGFTTFLVSNGTIPERLSNLNEEPTQLYISVSAFDKNAFSKVCRPNSNSAWEKLNETLELLPSFKCPTVIRFTLARHLNLEYPKQFAKLVEKANPTYLEPKAYMHVGFSRLRMDGSNMPSHTEIKDFGTKLSEEIGYKMIDESTDSRVVLLSRLEKAIKLA, encoded by the coding sequence TTGGATTCTTTGGTTCCCAACGAAATAATGGAGATGTTACATCGGCAAAAGTATCATGTAGTAGGAAACCACTCTGCAGTTAAACGGTGCAGATGGCTTTACAACAGCATTGTTCAGGGCAGAACATGCTACAAACAAAAATTCTACGGAATCAACAGCCACCAATGCCTTCAAATGACCCCTTCCTTGTTTCATTGCACATTAGGTTGCGTGTTTTGCTGGCGCGCCCAAAGCGGCGACCACAATATAAGATGGGACGAAACTAAACTGCCTCAATGGAACGACCCGGAAACCATAATCGACGGGTGCATCAATGAACAACGGCGCATCCTAACGGGATACAAAGCAACCCCCAACGCCGACCAACAAAAACGCCTAGAGGCATTGGATCCTAAACATGCAGCAATAAGCCTAACTGGTGAACCAACAATTTATCCCAATCTGGACGGCTTAATCCAGAATTTTCACAAGCGAGGATTCACAACCTTTCTTGTTTCCAACGGAACCATTCCAGAAAGATTATCCAACCTGAACGAAGAGCCAACCCAACTGTACATTTCTGTTTCTGCCTTTGACAAAAACGCTTTCTCAAAGGTTTGCCGCCCAAACAGTAATAGTGCATGGGAAAAACTCAACGAAACTTTGGAGCTGCTTCCTAGCTTCAAATGCCCCACAGTAATCAGGTTCACTTTGGCACGGCACCTAAACCTTGAGTACCCAAAACAGTTTGCCAAACTTGTGGAAAAAGCCAACCCAACATATCTAGAGCCCAAAGCGTACATGCATGTGGGCTTTTCTAGACTAAGAATGGATGGCAGTAACATGCCTTCTCATACTGAAATCAAAGATTTTGGAACAAAATTGTCTGAAGAAATCGGTTACAAAATGATTGATGAGTCAACAGACAGCCGAGTTGTTTTACTTAGCCGCTTGGAAAAGGCTATTAAGTTAGCCTAG
- the mer gene encoding 5,10-methylenetetrahydromethanopterin reductase has protein sequence MVKFGIEFVPKEAYWKTVYYAIQSEKRGFDNLWITDHYNNRNVYTTLATTALYTKKITFGPGVTNPFMINPVMTVQSLASLDEMAPGRVVLGMGAGDVTTLAKTGVEAKKQLSAVVDAISIFKKMLEGKSVKYEGKVFSVNGTKFNFKPRGQIPVYIGAQGPKMLATAGEIGDGVLINASHPRDIDYAVSQIKKGVEKAGKSMSDVDVTAYTSFAVDKKVDKAMGAASPVAAFIVAGSPDVVLERHGLNMEKVNAIRNALAKGDFGTAFGSVTPEMIEAFAIAGTPDMCNEKIARLLKAGITQFVVGSPVGPNVRKSIDLISESVIPQFK, from the coding sequence ATGGTAAAGTTTGGAATCGAATTTGTCCCCAAAGAAGCATACTGGAAAACAGTCTATTATGCAATTCAATCAGAAAAACGCGGTTTTGACAACCTGTGGATAACTGACCACTACAACAACCGCAACGTGTACACCACCCTTGCAACCACTGCCCTTTACACCAAGAAAATCACTTTTGGCCCCGGAGTAACCAACCCCTTTATGATTAACCCAGTAATGACCGTTCAGTCTCTAGCTTCATTAGATGAAATGGCTCCCGGACGCGTTGTTTTGGGAATGGGTGCAGGTGACGTTACAACCCTTGCAAAAACCGGAGTAGAAGCAAAAAAGCAACTATCCGCAGTTGTAGACGCAATATCAATCTTCAAGAAAATGCTTGAAGGAAAAAGCGTCAAATACGAAGGAAAAGTTTTCTCAGTTAACGGAACCAAATTTAACTTTAAACCAAGAGGGCAAATCCCAGTTTACATTGGTGCCCAAGGGCCAAAAATGCTCGCAACAGCAGGCGAAATTGGTGATGGTGTTTTGATTAATGCTTCTCACCCACGAGACATCGACTATGCAGTAAGTCAAATCAAGAAAGGTGTCGAAAAAGCAGGAAAAAGTATGTCTGACGTAGACGTTACTGCTTACACTTCCTTTGCCGTAGACAAGAAAGTTGACAAAGCCATGGGTGCAGCTTCTCCAGTTGCAGCATTTATCGTTGCTGGAAGCCCCGACGTAGTATTGGAGCGACACGGACTGAACATGGAAAAAGTAAACGCCATCCGAAATGCCTTGGCTAAAGGTGACTTTGGTACTGCTTTTGGCTCTGTTACTCCAGAAATGATTGAAGCATTCGCTATTGCGGGCACTCCAGACATGTGCAACGAAAAAATAGCTCGACTACTCAAAGCCGGAATAACCCAGTTCGTTGTTGGTTCCCCAGTAGGACCTAATGTCCGAAAATCGATCGACCTTATCAGCGAATCTGTTATTCCACAATTCAAGTAA
- a CDS encoding haloacid dehalogenase produces MSLKEILEQIQEELTKIDKIREDVNRDMRKATRLSKQAIQVTHQERFDDAASFIKGAKTIFEALQGVIKDYPHMLYSGSVNAAYEEHAEACILLTLVQENRFPTPEEIKVPQTPYILSLGDVIGELRRRSLDLIRRGEVELAEKCLEGMELIYSELTSLDNAYVIVNGLRRKCDVARKLIEITRGDITMEVRRNALEQSISRLETSLGNKTKNKI; encoded by the coding sequence ATGTCTTTGAAAGAGATTTTAGAACAAATTCAAGAAGAACTAACAAAAATCGACAAAATTCGAGAGGACGTCAACCGTGACATGCGAAAAGCAACCCGCCTTTCTAAACAAGCCATCCAAGTTACCCACCAAGAACGATTTGATGACGCAGCCTCATTTATCAAAGGCGCAAAAACCATTTTTGAAGCCCTTCAAGGGGTAATCAAAGATTATCCACACATGCTTTACAGTGGGTCTGTAAATGCAGCCTACGAAGAGCATGCCGAAGCGTGTATACTGCTTACTTTGGTCCAGGAAAACCGCTTTCCAACTCCAGAAGAAATTAAAGTTCCCCAAACTCCGTACATTTTGTCATTAGGCGACGTTATTGGAGAACTCAGACGCCGCTCCCTTGATTTAATTCGAAGAGGAGAAGTTGAACTCGCTGAAAAATGTCTAGAAGGCATGGAGCTTATCTATTCTGAGTTAACCTCCTTGGATAATGCCTACGTGATTGTTAACGGTCTTAGAAGAAAATGTGACGTTGCCCGCAAATTAATTGAAATTACACGTGGAGACATCACCATGGAAGTCCGAAGAAATGCTCTTGAACAGTCAATTTCAAGACTAGAAACGTCTCTTGGAAACAAAACAAAAAATAAAATCTGA
- a CDS encoding 4Fe-4S binding protein, whose amino-acid sequence MPAKDKEKSSSLFDLLEDVPDEVEEKEPATERENLLDSMGVEDRFKEGSISIDMRTCRGIECNLCVKACPTNALYWKGGDIGIIDDLCIHCTACVANCMVDDCIKVSRKRPDGKKETFSNAKDVCMLLKKINSKKGVDRVTSLYPTVDEYLDRHGE is encoded by the coding sequence ATGCCTGCAAAAGATAAGGAGAAATCATCAAGCCTGTTTGATCTCCTTGAAGATGTTCCTGACGAAGTAGAAGAAAAAGAACCAGCAACTGAAAGAGAAAATCTATTGGATTCTATGGGTGTTGAAGACCGCTTCAAAGAAGGAAGCATCAGTATCGACATGAGAACCTGCAGAGGTATAGAATGTAACTTATGCGTGAAGGCTTGTCCCACAAACGCCTTGTATTGGAAGGGTGGAGATATTGGCATAATCGACGACCTATGTATTCATTGTACTGCATGTGTAGCAAATTGCATGGTAGATGATTGCATAAAAGTCAGTAGAAAACGTCCTGATGGTAAAAAAGAAACCTTCAGTAATGCAAAAGATGTTTGCATGTTACTAAAGAAAATAAACTCCAAAAAGGGAGTTGACCGGGTAACATCACTTTATCCGACAGTTGATGAGTATCTTGATCGCCATGGCGAATAA
- a CDS encoding coenzyme F420-0:L-glutamate ligase: MEKKYKTLAVRTRYWKPKDDYITDIISSIENVVNDGDFVTISEKAVSTALGNLVDEKKIKPSSLARFIAKYWMRIIWPYVLGPVCHLRKKTLDYLRSYPFEEGSRHKQLALQRGGFLQALMHGSEGGIDGSNLAFSYVCLPLENAQEIVFELRERIYSELGKKVSVVIVDTDKTYSLKGFHFTPRPKPIKGIYSIGGFLAYVFGRSLKLQKRATPLAFSGSNMSTEEAIEIAKVANRARGSGAGRTVWDMAKNFKVSLTEVTWNMLDQTEHRPVVLIRFKVTKIQNVQK; the protein is encoded by the coding sequence TTGGAAAAAAAATACAAGACCCTCGCAGTAAGAACCAGATACTGGAAACCAAAAGACGACTACATCACAGACATAATTAGTTCAATCGAAAACGTAGTTAATGACGGAGATTTTGTTACAATATCTGAAAAGGCTGTTTCCACAGCCCTTGGAAACCTTGTTGATGAAAAAAAAATCAAACCAAGTAGTCTTGCCCGGTTCATTGCCAAATACTGGATGCGAATTATCTGGCCTTATGTTCTGGGACCAGTTTGCCATTTGAGAAAAAAAACCTTAGATTATCTTCGGTCATATCCTTTTGAAGAGGGCAGTCGCCACAAACAATTAGCGTTACAGCGAGGCGGTTTTTTGCAAGCTTTAATGCACGGTTCTGAAGGAGGAATCGATGGAAGTAACTTAGCTTTTTCTTATGTTTGCCTTCCGTTAGAAAATGCACAAGAAATTGTTTTTGAATTACGAGAACGGATCTACAGCGAACTAGGAAAAAAAGTTTCAGTTGTAATTGTCGACACTGATAAAACATATTCTTTGAAGGGATTTCATTTTACTCCACGTCCAAAACCAATAAAAGGAATTTATTCAATTGGAGGGTTTCTGGCTTATGTTTTTGGACGATCCCTTAAACTACAAAAACGGGCTACACCTTTGGCTTTTTCTGGATCTAATATGTCAACTGAAGAAGCAATTGAAATTGCTAAAGTTGCTAACCGAGCTCGTGGTTCTGGGGCTGGTCGAACGGTCTGGGACATGGCTAAAAACTTTAAGGTTAGTTTAACAGAGGTTACTTGGAACATGCTTGACCAAACTGAGCATCGACCGGTAGTACTTATAAGATTTAAAGTAACTAAAATCCAAAACGTACAAAAATGA
- the rpoP gene encoding DNA-directed RNA polymerase subunit P (DNA-dependent RNA polymerase catalyzes the transcription of DNA into RNA using the four ribonucleoside triphosphates as substrates): MSERAARGLVYECVKCGAKVRTEELELRGGGVKCTYCGYRVLKKQRPPVVKRVTTG; encoded by the coding sequence ATGTCAGAAAGAGCTGCACGTGGACTTGTTTATGAATGTGTAAAATGCGGCGCCAAAGTACGAACCGAAGAACTCGAGTTGCGCGGCGGCGGAGTAAAATGCACCTACTGTGGTTATCGAGTTCTAAAAAAACAACGACCCCCAGTAGTTAAAAGGGTTACAACAGGCTAA